DNA from Cheilinus undulatus linkage group 20, ASM1832078v1, whole genome shotgun sequence:
CTCAGCCTCTAATTGATAAGTACTTGTTAATTGGCTAGTTATTACCTACACTGTTTTGTTGGGTAAGGACAATAGGGTAAGCCAATCAGAAGCAGATTAGAGGAGGTCATACTTCGATATCTTACAATGTAAAAAGGCAGGCTGTTTATGCTTTGCTGGATTTGTTGCGAAAATGTGGGGCGTAAATGAAGAGTATATCCACTTCTGGGGGCACTTCATCACTGACTTTGAACCCCAACTGCTTTCTAATTTTACAGCCAAATAGACATTTCACCTGCAAAAGCAGCAATGGTCCCCTTGAGATGGTTGGTGTAGTTTCCTTCAATACCATGTAAATCCTCGCCAAAGATGAATGGTGGTCGAGCGATGAGGATGACTCCAGTGAGCGTAAAAACAGTGAAGACACAGTCCCAGATTGTACAACGTTCCTTTAGGAAGATCCAAGCCAGGAGGGAGGTAAAGACTGGATTACTGAAAAACATCaaaggaagattttttttgcGTGAAAAGAAATATGGATTTTTGTAGTTAGGTATTTAAAAAGGAGGGAATGAAAGGGCAAACTTTGGAGAAATGTTGGATTTTATGTCAACAGACTTGTCTCATATTTGCTTTCTTGCTCTATTAAAATCACTACCAAcaaatttttaattaattattgCCAGGATATGGGACAAACAGATAATTAGTAGATTAAAAAGGAAGATTAACAAAAATGGTGAACCATATagaattaagacattaaagaccATAATCTCTGCTAATCCACATCCATTAAATTCTTACAGATTCTCACCTGAACATAATAACTGTGGCATCTGCAAGCGGCATCTGCTGAACAGCATAGAAGAGCAAGATCATGGCATTTGAACCGACGAAGCCCCGAAACACCAGATATTTACGTTTTTCCTTAGGACCAAGGAAACCTGTCCTGGAGGAAAGGAGACatgaggatgatggatgaatgaatgacaggatggatggatgataggaGCTGGTGACAGAGGAAGTTACACACAAAAttttgctgaaatgtttggCAGCAAAGAGTGAGCTAAAAGAAGACAAATGATCAGATGGTTGGAAAGACAGATGGGTAGATCTAGGTCACAGGAAGATgacagtgatggatggatgggattGAGTCTGGGGCTGGAAAGAGAGGTGGTGATGAATAGATGTCAAAAAGGAGGGATGTAAAGGTTGTATGGATAAATAGGCATACAAATGAATAGAAGAACGGGGGCAGTCTTTTGAAATTAAGTTTAATTTGCTTTTGGGataataatgatttttaagtttcctcaaacaaagaaaaaaaaaccctatgTTTCAACATAATCAAAACAAGCTGGCAGAATAAATGAGAGTAAAAAAATATAAGAGGTAATGTGTGAAACTTCAACTAATGAGAAAAGTGAACTGCAGTCAGCACCACTGGCTAACAAAGAATACACTGCAAGCAAAGGTTAGCCAGCTAGCCAAGCTACAGGCATGATGATATGTTAAGCCATTTATTGCTATCTTAAAGCAAAATGCAAGCTAATAATAAGTTAAAGCATTCTGGCAAGCTAGCCAACCAATAGCATTTAGCAACCAAAAAGAGCATTTAGACTGCAAACGTTAGCACTCACATCGTAAAAGCTACACATTAATAATTTGTGATGTAAATTAGCAAGCAGCAGGCTCTGAATTCTAGATGAATAAGCTGACTTCATTTTGATACATTAGCCAAATAGAAAGTTGTCCACTTTGACAGGTAAGTTTATTTTAGCTAACAAAAGGTTAGCCAGCTAGCCTTAAAAGCTACACTCCATATTAATGGTGCTTATTGCTCATAACATTAGCCGATAATGTAATTTACAAACAGTAGGTTAGCCCTTCTTCTAGCACAGTATTCTGGATGAATAAGATAACTTTCTAGCAACTTGTCAGTGTGGCCATGTTAGTTTAGTTATGACAATAAAAACTTTGTGTATGTACTAAAAGGCCCATTTTCTCCAATCACATTTGTTTGACCTTATCTTgctttcattgtgtttctttttctcctttgtcattgtattttaatgtcctgtgtgaagcactttgaattgccttgttgctgaaatgtgctatacaaataaacttgccttgccttgccttacTGTATCAACTGGATGCAACTTTGAGCCTTATTATATCTTGCCTATATAAAGTTTTTCCCAGTGTTGGCTCTTTAAGAGTTGAAAAGAGGAACATTGCTTTGTAATGCTTGACTTCATCCTCAAAACATGCATTTAGGTCTAATTAGTGTCCTTGTGGTCTTATAAAGTTGAATGTATATTTTGGTGTTCTGCTTGAAAATGGTTAATCAGATGGTTGAAAGCTAGAGTACTAATATCCTGTGTATACCAAATAATATAACATCATTAAGAAAGGCAGCCTTAGAGAATTGAGTTTcccaagaataaaaacacagtttgttTTCCCATAGCAAAAATGAATGGTATAATAAATGCCTTGTTCAGTATTTTGACAGCTTAAACTTGTTTGAACAGTGACTCTAGGGTAAGCCAAAATTATAGCAAATGAAATAATCCAGACAAGCTAGCTAGCTGAGTTTTGCAGGTTAACCCAATGAAACCCAAAATATTAGCATGCAGAGAGTAAATCTTGAACCTTGGATTTAAGTTTTCAACAAAATTGTGAAACAGTCTGAGTGTCTCCATGATGCTTACTTGTTGTAGATGAGCAACGGTATAGTAAAGAGCATCTGGAAAAAGCAGCGTATGGCACTGATCTCTATGGCGTGGACACCCTGGATGGTTTTCACCAACAGGGCaatgatggagaagaaaacTGTGGACAGGAAAGCGTAAAACAAACCAATACCTGGACATCTCTTTTGTTTCTCTGGGCCTATGGAAAAGAAAGCACAGGAGGAAAGAGTCAACTGTCAGGGATGGAGAAGGAGAGTCATTTCTTaacatgctgatttttttcttctgtgcttATGTTGATACAGTAACTATAGCATGATACGGTTGAGCTGAGTGTGTTATTGAACTCCATGTGGCTGAGTAAGATATTGTATTGAAAAACACATGGACAAAAGATCTGCAAGAGACAGCAGCGTATTGTTTGCAAACCCTGACTGTGGAGTAATAAACTGATATGCTTGTGAAGATTAGATTTCTACCTGAAGTCACACAGGCGTCTCTTTGTATTAGTCCACAATGTGACGTCTATTTAGCCCTTCCTTCATTATATGGTAGGTATTTTCCTCACCTTGCACCAAGCCAACGGCCTAACCTAACCTTTAAGTTCTCTATTGGAGAGGATTTAGTTCTACATGGTGTTTATTTATTCTATCTTTACCTGtaagagaaagagacaggatCAAAGTACAGTGTAATTTAAGTGTCCTAGTAATGCcaacattttgttaaataaaataccATTATGACTCAAGAGAAGGATTCTGTGATGATGACATCACTTTATTACagtggcctggaagtgcaatacaaaattacaaagtctgaaacacaaagcttgaaacaaatttatatCGGTCAAAACACTTCTACATTTCATAGAAACAATTTACATTTGCAAACACTTTTACCAATGACAGGACAAAGATAGATTTTAcgaaaaaaaagtacaaacagtcagaaaaaaaaagaatgaaacacttaaaaaacattttttattcaataaaGCAAAtctaaaattttacaaaaatactttttttttaatttacattttacaaaacaaataaaacatgaaacacttttacatgaGTGGAGACAAATTTACAAGATGTAGAAtacttttacaacttttaaaggaaatttacAAACAGTATCTTAACAATATCTCTGTACCAAATGCAGAAAGTGAATTAAGTTTCAAATTTtgtaaagtgtttcagactttctcATTTGTTTTCAGACTGTGTAAATTGGTTTCAAGTTTTGTTatagtgtttcagactttaacattttgtatcagactttgtagatttgtttcaaattttgtaaaagtgtttcagactttctcATTTTGTTTCAGACTGTGTAAATTGGTTTCAAgtttctaaaaatgtgtttcatatttttcatgctGTATcggactttgtaaatttgtgtcAAGTtctgtaaaagtgtttcaaactTTCTCATTTTGTATTGGACTttaaaaatttgtttcaagttttctggCAGTTTAAATACTTTGTTACTCTGAATCAGACTTAGTTAATTTGTTTCcacttttgtaaaagtgtttcagactttctcATCTGGTATCAGAATGTGTAATTTTGTGTCAAGATTTGGGTTTCAGACTTTATGGAAGTTTATGTTGTAAAATGCTATTCTTTACTTTTGTGAAAGTGCTTTACTGATGTAAATTTgtttaatgaaatgtaaaaatattttggttAATGTAAATTTCATTCAAGATTTGTAAAATTCCTTCAGACATTGTATTTCTTtattgcacttccaggccaccataCTTTAGGATGTCTGTCAACAACAATAATCAattggtattaaaaaaaataaactattttgaGGGTTTTAATGCTTGAATATATGAAAgagatgaaaggaaaaaaaatcagcattgcTACCCCACTGCTGTTGTCAGCCTTTAATATGATCTATCAGTAAGGTGTTTTCCTCAGGTAAAAAAGGTATTAAGGGAAGCGGACACCCTGGGTCATCAGGTGCATTCCTCATTTGCtgcaaatgtatttgttttcctTCAAGTAGAAGGAAAAGATAAGAGGCCCTTTGTTGTTGAGGGCAGCTAGTTGTTGAAATCAACTGTACAgcaaatgagcaaaaacaagtaataaagtgcagcagcattttgatATAACTTTAGCAAGCTCTTATTTTGGAGTGtggtttgcaaaaaaaaaaaaaaaagaaagaaaaaaaagaaaaatcaaaaagaacTTGGGTGGCCTGGTGCTGTGAGTGAAAAGTGCACAGTCATCCATCCTCTTTAGGCATGATGCAAATGTTAAGCTGGCTTACAGCATTTTATCTTTGCTGGCTTCACACTTAGCAACCCAAAGATTATTAAGCAAAGAATTTAAGGTTAAAATGTTTATCAAGCATTTTGTTAAGTGTTTCCAATCGTAGCCTATACTCAGAAATAATCAGATATCTATTTTTACATCGCAAAAGAGTACGCCATTCAACCAACCTTAAATGTAAACTGCATTTAACTGTTGTTTCCTTGAACTATAAAATTGTCAATAGGCTAGTAGCAAACACGTGACCGGTCCACTGATAAATGACGTTTCACGGTTAGATAATGTGAAGGCTACGCTGGAAGTCCGTGCTTCTCTGGCTGCTCTCTTACTATCTATTTACTCATGGGAAACGTATGGAATACTCAACATTAATGTTGAAATGGCAACACTTTGTCCACAGTTTAAACgttattttgtgtaaataagTGCGTGCGCTCCTTTACCTTCACGTGCGTTCTGTTCTCTGGATGCAGGCTTGCCCCTGATGCAAAACGTCGGTGGGCATAgcgttttcttcttcttctcctcgcCGCCTTCCTGTGAAGTTTCGCTTCCCCCCTCTTCTTCCTTCTCCTGAGCATCATCATCGTTACCGCGACAGTTACTACGCAGGTGAATCCTCTCTGCTGTCCCTTCATCATCGCCACTCTCTTCGTGGTCGTCGCCATGGCTGTCAACTTTGTGAAACACTACAGTAATGTCGTCCTCTACGGTTAAAGCCCGCTCGTGTGTACAGTTGTTACAGTCGCCCATAGTAAGATGTAACGGCGGAGCGGCAGCATGCCTTGGACAGAGTACCGTCCGCCTTTGGTGCCCTGAGTGACTGAGAAAAGACAAGGTTAATGTCTAACCTTGGTGGCAGGATACAAACTCCCATGCGGTGGTAACTTTACCCACAGGGGGGCAGAACTGAACCCGAACTAACTGCTGAACAACTAAAACATGACCCTATGTTTACGCCCATTGTAGAGAGAGGACGTGGAGATTAGAACCAACCAAAACTCACTTTAATGCCggcacatttctttattaaatacatATGTAGTCCACATGGCGTACAGGAAAATCCATAGGTCGTATTTATGTGCGTAGAAAGCACTATGTCAAATTATGACGTAGTGCTTAACTTAGGACAATGAGGCTCCGGGTTACTGAGCTAAATACATTACTTGTTTCCTGAGTCATTATGACGACGTTGAAATAATTAGTTAGCAACAATATCTTAAGAGAAATTTTCTGTATGATTTTGTTGCAATACTGTTATGAACCTCACTGACAGAGTTTATATGAATTTATTTGCTATTTCTTAATGAAATTAAAACCCTTTCTTTGACTACATAAGTCGACTCTTCACAATATTCTGAAAGGCTCAGTTCACTTTAATGTAAATTTGAGACTTTCCTTTAATATCCATTCAGAAAGAAAACTTTACAAAGCAAAAAAGCACCAATAGCAGTAAAAACTGAATATAAATACAGTCACTAATACACACCTAAATTTACTCCAGAAATCAATAAAAGCTTTAATCAGCATTCAACAGAACTAAGTCAGATGTTgcattttagtattttattaCTACTGTACATAAAGTACATTAACCAAAATGACAAAGGAACAGCTTAAAACCTCTATCATACCCAGTTATGTTAGACTGACACAAGTAAGCCTACACTAATTTCCTAAAGACGCAAATCACAAAGCACTCAAACAAGTGGTCActatttgttgcattttttgctGTATCTACACCAAATTCTATgtctacaaaaaaaataaaacactaaatgtgGTCCCCTCTACATACAAAAGCGATATATAAATTACTTTACATAGTATCATAAAAACGTAAACATCATATTTGGCAACTGTTGTCAGTGAAGGTGTCAATTGTTATTAGAGTTCAGTTTCCTTTGTGTCTGAATAAGGGGAGTGCATGTGAAAGCACAGGTACTAGGTGCTGCACAGTGGCTGGCATTTTAGTTGCGTAGTAAAGACAACAATGGTTTTgtcaatgagggagaaaaggggCAAGAGTGCAGTGAAAGAGGGAGGGCGAGGTGACACAGTGGGACGCTTCTAGCTGGTCATTCATCAGGATTCAACACTGGTGGAGTCTGTGGCATACATGCAATCTTGCTTAACTGACAGCCATAGAGTCAAAAGGATGGGGAAGTTGTTTCTCTATCACTCACagtgctttttttcttgaatttatATATCAGCTCAACCTTTTTAAGGTGAAAGTAATCACTTCAGACTTGAACGCAGGTTGAACTGCAGCCAAAGCGCCCTTTAAGAAAGATCGTAATTCTCAGGAAGTGGTCCTGTCTCTCATAGTAAACTACCCCTTACAGCACTGTCACTGTTGTGTCATCTCTTAAATTTAATTCCGGTTTAATTTAAAACACCTCAGTGCGGTGGTCCATCTTTTCCACGGTTTAAACTGTTATAGTTTGTGCATTATTTGATGCCTGGGTCAAACACTTTctgcattaatgctgaagttCTTTTATAGACAGTATAATAAATAGGTGATGTCAATCTAAATAGTCCTAAATTGGTATTCCAATAGCTTTTACACAACCTCCTCAACCTCACACTCATGCATCTCTTGTCATAACATTTTACTCTTAAGTCAGTTTCATGAAGTGCTTGTCAAACCAAACACGATGTCAGTTAAAAACAGTTTCCCTGGGTCTATCTAGAAATACCTTGAGAAAATAACTATTTTCACATTATTGCTTGTTTCTACCACTAGCACTACCAGACTCTATTGTTTTCTACAAAAATTAAAGCACTGTATTTAGGTGACTTGCAGAGACATAGACAGTATGCCCAATAAGTGCAAGTACCCCTGTAGGGAGAATAACAGGGATTTAATAGCTTGTACTTCCTTTGAGATGGTCACATCGCAATTTAAGTGGAAATAGGTTCAAaaatagagtatacagtattacaTAACCTTAAGAAATCAAAATGAAATGGCACCAGGCTGATAGACATTGGCATTGGAGACTGTGTTGgatatatacagtgcctataaaaagtattcacccccttggatgtt
Protein-coding regions in this window:
- the slc35g1 gene encoding solute carrier family 35 member G1, whose amino-acid sequence is MGDCNNCTHERALTVEDDITVVFHKVDSHGDDHEESGDDEGTAERIHLRSNCRGNDDDAQEKEEEGGSETSQEGGEEKKKKTLCPPTFCIRGKPASREQNAREGPEKQKRCPGIGLFYAFLSTVFFSIIALLVKTIQGVHAIEISAIRCFFQMLFTIPLLIYNKTGFLGPKEKRKYLVFRGFVGSNAMILLFYAVQQMPLADATVIMFSNPVFTSLLAWIFLKERCTIWDCVFTVFTLTGVILIARPPFIFGEDLHGIEGNYTNHLKGTIAAFAGAIGAAMTYVVLRKIGKSVHYYLSVWYYAVIGFLECIITVSVLGEWKLPSCGRDRWMLMLIAVLGIAGQTFLTKALQIEKAGPVALMRTFDVVLSFIFQFIFFNRVPTWWSLGGALCVVASTSGVALRKWYSSSRKS